A region of Bradyrhizobium sp. SZCCHNS1050 DNA encodes the following proteins:
- a CDS encoding DUF1272 domain-containing protein, translated as MALQLRPNCEYCDKDLPPQAQDARICSYECTFCANCVETKLFNVCPNCGGGFAPRPIRPEHEWRPGVCAVKQVPSDKRVHLKYSAEDVTAFVAGVKDVPPVER; from the coding sequence ATGGCCCTGCAGCTTCGTCCCAACTGCGAGTACTGCGACAAGGACCTGCCGCCACAGGCGCAGGACGCGCGCATCTGCTCCTATGAATGCACCTTCTGCGCCAACTGCGTCGAGACGAAGCTATTCAACGTCTGCCCGAATTGCGGTGGCGGCTTCGCGCCGCGGCCGATCCGCCCCGAACACGAATGGCGGCCGGGCGTCTGCGCGGTGAAACAAGTGCCGTCGGACAAGCGCGTGCATCTGAAATATTCGGCCGAGGATGTAACTGCCTTCGTCGCTGGCGTGAAGGACGTGCCGCCGGTGGAGCGCTAG
- a CDS encoding Lrp/AsnC family transcriptional regulator — protein MISVDSFDLRILAALQDDGRLTNQELADIAGLSASQCSRRRMRLEQDGVIAGYRAQLASQALGFELIAFIQITLATHSPDNAQKFRALVNRVDDIQEAYALTGDSDYLLKVVLRDLKSLSDIVNNVLMPHQSVAHVRSSIVLDRLKESTRLPLALLPSS, from the coding sequence ATGATTTCGGTCGACAGCTTCGATCTCCGTATCCTGGCCGCGCTGCAGGACGACGGCCGGCTCACAAACCAGGAGCTGGCCGACATCGCCGGCCTGTCGGCCTCGCAGTGCTCGCGGCGCCGGATGCGGCTGGAGCAGGACGGCGTGATCGCGGGGTATCGCGCGCAGCTCGCCAGCCAGGCGCTCGGCTTCGAGCTGATTGCCTTCATCCAGATCACCCTGGCGACGCATTCGCCCGACAATGCGCAGAAGTTTCGCGCGCTGGTCAACCGCGTCGACGACATCCAGGAGGCCTACGCGCTGACCGGCGATTCCGACTATTTGCTCAAGGTCGTGCTGCGCGATCTCAAGAGCCTGTCCGACATCGTCAACAACGTGCTGATGCCGCACCAGAGCGTGGCGCATGTCCGCTCGTCGATCGTACTCGACCGTCTCAAGGAGAGCACCAGGCTGCCGCTGGCGTTGCTGCCATCGAGCTGA